From Acinonyx jubatus isolate Ajub_Pintada_27869175 chromosome E2, VMU_Ajub_asm_v1.0, whole genome shotgun sequence:
TATTATAAAGAAGTATCTGAACAGGCAAGGATCTGAAAATTCATCAAGGagtgttgtttttattaattttttttaatgtttatttttacttttgacagagaaagagagagagacagagcacgagcaggggaggggcagagagagagggagacacagaatccgaagcaggctccaggctctgagctgtcagcacagagcctgacgcgaggctcgaactcatggactcaGAGATCAGGaaccaagtcggatgctcaaccgactgagccacccaggcgccccagggagtgttgtttttaatgtaaagacATCTATTTTCCCTCTAAGGGACAATGATTTAGAATGacaaagcaggggcgcctgggtggttcagtcggttgagcccttgactcttgatttaggctcaggtcatgatcccagggtggtgagattgagccccaggtcagggtcATGCTGAacatagagcctgtttgggattctctctctctctctctctctctctctctctctcaaaaaaaaggcCAAATTTAACCCAGTTAGTAAGTAAAAGTGCTGAGGCTACAATAGAAGTTTCCATATAAAAACCCCATCATCCATAATCCACGACCAAAACCCCGAGCTATTTACAGCCAGATCatagctcagaaaaaaaaaaaaaaaaacaacaagaacaaaaacaaaaaacgttttTAAGGAGAGTCCTATCTCCTCCTTTCACAAAAGAAACTGGATATTCATTTCCCCTGGGAACGATTAGACCCTCCTCATGCCCCTCCCAGAAAATGTCGCCATCAGTCACAATATTTCCAGACCTTGTCCTTGTTATAATTCTGGGTCAGTGAGCACCATTTTCTCCCAAACGCATCCCCGTCTTCAGTGCATTCGCGGTAGATAAGGCGTCTGTACCAGAAGGGAAACACGCATTTTGCGAAGTCTACAGAGGAGGGAAGCAATCAGGATAAGAAATCTTTCTGTTTTGTACCTCCTCTTTGCCatcacacacacgcgtgcgcccACACACACCATCCCGCTCGGCACCATCTACTCTGAAATATTGGTGGGGGATTGGGGTTTTGCTAAACGTTTTCATTTCAAGGTAACGTGGGTGAAGCCCTCATCATACGTCTTGGGGGCCTTGTGACTTCCACACTGCCAGAGATCTGCACAAACCTTATTTTCGCAATGTAATTGACCGTGGATTCCCTTCTCAGGACCCTCTGGCCGGTCTCCCCGGACTTCAGCCCTGGCGACAAAAGATCACTGCCCTGAGGTGTGCAGAGGCAAGGTACTCACCTTCTTCAGAGCAATACTTCCACTGTCCTTGGTATGTCTTAGTTAGGGAGCACCACTTGTGTTTTGCCTTGAACTTGATGCAGTCATAGAATATCCCACCTTTGTACTGGAATGGAAAGACGCACTTGCCATCTAGAGAAAACAAAGATCCTTCGTCCCTCTCTGGGAGTGTTAGTTGAGATGTTACAAAATTACTTTcatcctcccttgcttgcaccaGAATCAGAGCCCCTGCCTGAGGTTCTGGTGGGTCACGTAGCAGCAGAGCTGTTGAAACCCCTACCCCGTGTCCCACTTTTCTCCACGGTATAGACACTGTTGGTGGTTTGCTTAGCATTTGACCCTGGTTCCAGAAGTCTATACTAAGGTTAGAAACATAAATTTGAGACTTATCTGTTAAACaatttcccctcttttttctttaccttctcacatacgtgcatacacacacacacacacacacacacacacacactgtatatagCCTGATTTATCTCTATCCACACTTTTCTGCATGTATATATGgatttttctgcatatatatatatatatatatatatatatatatctccatccatccgtccatccatccatccatccatccaacatatatataactatacataatatatatgtaggGGTACACATGCACAGATTTTTTGCTCCCTCCCCAAATGAGTCACACTTTATatccataatttattttgagagagagagagcacgcacgcacgagtagaggaggggcagagagagagggagacagagaatctgaagcagtctctgcaccctcagtgcagacagagcccaatacgggactcaaactcacaaaccgtgagatcatgacctgacctgaaatcaagagtcggatgctcaactgactgagccacccagatgtccccataACCTGAGTTTCTAACTCAGCATATCACAAAAATCCTTTTCAACATATCCTCTCCCTCCCTTATTTTTAGAACTCCTGGCCTCCATTTAAgacagcttccagaactgtatCTAGAATTGAACTCGctctctttcttgcttgcttatATTTGCCCTTATGAACGACAGTCATTCTCTATCCACCCATTGACTCAAGCCAAAAATGTTATCCAACGTATCCTTTTAAAGCTTTGTAGCTCTACCTCCTTTCTAATGCCAATTCAGAGTCTGTGATACGGATTTTGCcaaatttattcaatatttcCCTTATTCAGATTGTTTATCCTCTGCATATGAAGCTGAGGCAAGCATTCATATATGTAAATCCTTATGTATTGAAGCATCTGTTTCTACAGAATGGACTCCCCAAAGCAAGATTATTAGGTTAAAGCACATATGAATCGTTAACACTGCTGGGAGTTGTTTTCTCAAAAGGCAATAGCGACTCACCTTTCCTACCAATGTGCTCTTTTACCCGGATTTTCATTAGCAGGAGGcatttatacaattttaaaacacttgACTTTAAAACAGATGATTCCTGTCTTCCTTTAAAACAGATGGTGCAGTTGGCGTGCCTCGATGCCTCGCTTTGTGTTCTTCAATGTGATTTCAtcatcagttgagtgtctgactcttgattttggcttaggtcatgatcccagggtcatgggattgagccctgtgtcaggctctgtactaagcgtggagcctgcttgagattctctctctctctctctctctctctctgtccctctgcccttctcccatgtGCTCCCGCccacacttaaataaataaataaataaataaataaataaataaataacagattaaaaaaataaaatagatggtCCAgggtaacatgaaaaaaatatgaagccagGGAGCATCAGAAAAGATTACTTATTATTTGATGCATTTTAGGCTGACACCATGCTGTTTATATGGCAATAATTGTGGTTTGTTTAAATATCTGATAATACAAGATGTTTCTCCAGCACTTTTTTGTGTATAATATTCCTCATTACTATTGGGCATTTTTCCtctgtgaatctttttttttttaatttttttttaacgtttatttatttttgagacagagagagacagagcatgaacgggggagggtcaga
This genomic window contains:
- the BSPH1 gene encoding binder of sperm protein homolog 1 isoform X1, which codes for MVLHVVFLLLWVCWLHGVFGQDYEDDNLPAIDTITHFPEVKDGKCVFPFQYKGGIFYDCIKFKAKHKWCSLTKTYQGQWKYCSEEDFAKCVFPFWYRRLIYRECTEDGDAFGRKWCSLTQNYNKDKVWKYCD
- the BSPH1 gene encoding binder of sperm protein homolog 1 isoform X2, which codes for MVLHVVFLLLWVCWLHGVFGQDYEDDNLPAIDTITHFPEVKDGKCVFPFQYKGGIFYDCIKFKAKHKWCSLTKTYQGQWKYCSEEDALSTANALKTGMRLGENGAH